One genomic region from Muriicola soli encodes:
- a CDS encoding acyl-CoA reductase, which translates to MATLEERFKAFVKLGEFLRNFRPAENTGNEAYEELKQVLRQARLKNGWFSEDNLHHAIAAWGDLLTPENLNTWISSYPVQDEASGEIAIIMAGNIPLVGFHDLLSVLITGHTAKVKLSSNDKDLLPFLMRKLTEFEPRLEGQVQFVEGILKDFDAVIATGSDNTSRYFEYYFGHKPHIIRKNRNSVAVLQGNETQQTLSALGEDIFHYFGLGCRSVSKLFVPESYDFKKFFQAIEPYKKLIDHHKYHNNYDYNKAVYLMSEFPFLDNGFLLLKPDENYASPIGTLFYETYDSKTQIKDKLTADQNKIQCVVAEGISPVEVAFGQTQKPSLTDYADGVDTVEFLLKT; encoded by the coding sequence ATGGCGACACTGGAAGAAAGATTTAAAGCATTTGTTAAACTTGGTGAATTTCTCAGGAATTTCAGGCCGGCTGAAAATACAGGGAACGAAGCATACGAGGAGTTAAAGCAAGTGCTCCGGCAAGCAAGACTAAAAAATGGCTGGTTTAGCGAGGATAATTTGCATCATGCAATTGCCGCCTGGGGAGATTTACTCACTCCGGAAAATCTCAATACCTGGATTTCTTCATACCCGGTGCAAGATGAGGCTTCAGGGGAGATTGCTATTATCATGGCAGGGAATATTCCGCTGGTAGGCTTTCACGATCTGCTTTCCGTTTTGATTACAGGACATACGGCAAAGGTGAAATTGTCGTCAAATGACAAGGACCTCCTTCCCTTCTTAATGCGAAAACTCACAGAGTTTGAACCTCGATTGGAGGGTCAGGTACAGTTTGTGGAAGGCATCCTAAAAGACTTTGACGCCGTAATTGCCACTGGCAGCGACAATACCTCCCGTTATTTCGAATACTACTTCGGACATAAACCCCATATTATCCGAAAGAATCGCAATAGTGTTGCCGTCCTACAGGGGAATGAAACTCAGCAGACCCTTAGCGCCCTGGGAGAAGATATCTTCCATTACTTTGGGCTGGGATGCAGGAGTGTTAGCAAATTATTTGTTCCTGAATCTTACGATTTTAAGAAATTCTTTCAGGCCATCGAACCCTATAAAAAGCTGATAGACCATCATAAATACCACAATAATTACGATTACAACAAGGCGGTTTATCTGATGAGTGAATTCCCCTTCCTGGATAATGGATTCCTTTTACTAAAACCCGATGAAAACTACGCCTCCCCCATTGGAACCCTGTTTTACGAAACCTATGACTCCAAAACTCAAATAAAGGACAAACTCACTGCAGATCAGAATAAGATTCAATGTGTGGTTGCGGAGGGCATCAGTCCCGTAGAAGTAGCGTTTGGCCAGACTCAAAAACCTTCGCTGACAGACTATGCAGATGGGGTGGATACTGTTGAATTCCTGTTAAAAACATGA
- the serC gene encoding 3-phosphoserine/phosphohydroxythreonine transaminase has protein sequence MKKHNFSAGPCILPAEVMQKAAEAVLELDGIGLSLIEISHRSKEFVAVMEKARSLALELLNLEGKGYQALYLQGGASLQFAMVAYNLLENKAGYLNTGTWSDKALKEANIIGSGIEVASSKDKNYNYIPKGYTIPEGLDYLHLTSNNTIFGTQIKEFPKSDAPLVCDMSSDIFSRQLDFSKFDLIYAGAQKNMGPAGTTLVIVKEDLLGKVSRKIPSMLNYKTHISKDSMFNTPAVFPVYVSMLTLQWLKDLGGIDAIEEVNEKKAKLIYSEIDLNPLFKGFAAKEDRSNMNATFSLTDEKLKDTFDAMWKEAGINGLNGHRSVGGYRASMYNALTLESVGVLVDVMSDLERKA, from the coding sequence ATGAAAAAACACAATTTTAGCGCCGGACCCTGTATTCTTCCTGCCGAGGTTATGCAAAAAGCTGCCGAAGCGGTTCTCGAACTCGATGGAATAGGTCTTTCCTTGATTGAAATTTCACATCGAAGTAAAGAGTTTGTAGCCGTGATGGAAAAAGCGAGATCACTGGCGCTCGAACTCCTGAATTTGGAAGGAAAAGGATATCAGGCATTGTATCTGCAAGGTGGAGCCAGCCTCCAATTTGCGATGGTGGCCTATAATCTGTTAGAAAATAAAGCCGGGTATCTCAACACCGGTACCTGGAGCGACAAAGCCCTCAAAGAGGCCAACATCATTGGCAGTGGCATTGAGGTGGCATCCTCCAAGGATAAGAATTACAATTATATTCCCAAAGGTTACACCATTCCTGAAGGTCTAGACTACCTGCACCTGACTTCCAACAATACCATTTTTGGAACGCAGATCAAGGAATTTCCCAAGTCTGATGCCCCTCTGGTATGTGATATGAGTTCTGATATCTTTTCGAGGCAACTCGACTTTTCCAAATTTGATCTGATCTACGCCGGGGCTCAAAAGAATATGGGACCCGCAGGGACCACCCTTGTTATTGTAAAGGAAGATTTGCTAGGGAAAGTCAGCAGGAAGATCCCTTCCATGCTCAATTACAAAACGCATATTAGCAAGGACAGTATGTTCAATACCCCGGCAGTGTTTCCGGTTTATGTAAGCATGCTTACGTTGCAATGGCTGAAAGACCTGGGAGGAATTGACGCTATTGAGGAAGTGAACGAGAAAAAAGCAAAACTCATATATTCCGAGATCGACCTTAACCCCCTGTTTAAAGGTTTTGCTGCTAAAGAAGACCGTTCTAACATGAATGCGACTTTCTCATTAACCGATGAGAAGCTGAAAGATACCTTTGATGCCATGTGGAAAGAAGCCGGGATCAATGGGCTCAACGGGCACAGGTCTGTTGGGGGATACCGGGCCTCTATGTACAATGCCCTCACTCTGGAGAGTGTAGGCGTCCTGGTTGATGTAATGAGTGATCTGGAAAGAAAAGCATAA
- a CDS encoding D-2-hydroxyacid dehydrogenase has product MSKKILANDGISDSGIQALEKAGYEVLTTKVAQEQLVNFINEEQVSGLLVRSATQVRKELIDACPSLKLIGRGGVGMDNIDVEYAREKGIHVINTPASSSASVAELVFAHLFGGVRFLYDANRNMPLEGDKNFKGLKKNYGKGTELRGKTLGVLGFGRIGQATAKIALGIGMKVIYHDPYMEDAQVDLSFYDGQSISFNLKSCSKEELLKSANFITLHVPAQKDYIIGKAEFELMKNGVGLVNAARGGVIDEVALVAAIDSGKVAFAGLDVFESEPVPEVRILMHPKISLSPHIGAATDEAQDRIGTELADQIIRLLN; this is encoded by the coding sequence ATGAGTAAAAAAATTCTAGCCAACGACGGCATATCAGATAGCGGAATACAGGCATTAGAAAAAGCTGGATATGAAGTATTGACTACCAAAGTAGCCCAGGAACAACTGGTAAACTTTATTAATGAAGAGCAGGTTTCAGGCTTGCTGGTAAGAAGTGCAACACAGGTGAGAAAGGAATTGATAGATGCCTGCCCAAGTCTTAAACTCATAGGCCGTGGTGGCGTAGGTATGGACAATATAGATGTGGAATACGCGAGGGAAAAAGGCATACATGTCATCAACACTCCTGCCTCTTCCTCTGCTTCAGTTGCAGAACTCGTATTCGCGCATTTATTCGGTGGTGTCAGGTTTTTATACGATGCCAACAGAAATATGCCCCTGGAAGGAGATAAGAATTTTAAGGGCCTCAAGAAAAATTACGGGAAAGGTACTGAATTGCGGGGCAAAACACTGGGAGTCCTTGGATTTGGAAGGATAGGTCAGGCTACCGCTAAAATAGCCCTTGGTATTGGAATGAAGGTTATCTATCACGATCCCTATATGGAGGATGCGCAGGTAGATCTGTCCTTCTACGACGGTCAGTCCATATCCTTTAACTTAAAAAGTTGCAGCAAAGAGGAGCTATTGAAATCTGCCAACTTTATTACGCTTCATGTTCCAGCTCAAAAAGATTACATTATTGGCAAAGCCGAATTTGAACTTATGAAGAACGGCGTTGGTTTGGTCAACGCTGCAAGAGGCGGAGTGATAGACGAGGTTGCCCTGGTTGCCGCTATTGACAGCGGGAAGGTTGCCTTCGCCGGACTTGATGTATTTGAATCGGAGCCGGTACCGGAGGTCAGGATCCTTATGCATCCAAAAATATCTTTATCCCCTCACATTGGGGCCGCAACAGACGAAGCACAGGACAGGATCGGAACGGAACTTGCAGATCAAATCATCCGACTCTTAAACTAA
- a CDS encoding DUF937 domain-containing protein: MSGLLDLLGGPMGKELINGVAQQTGQPTDKTADVLSMAMPLLLGAMKKNASNPQNAEGLMNALSSKHNGGILDNLGGLFQGGVNDSVIADGAGILGHVLGNKQPAVENALSQKSGIDAGSVAQILKIAAPIVMGYLGRQKAQSNVSDANGLSSLLGSMLGGQPKQNQSLITSLIDSDGDGSVLDDVADMVLGSKKKKGGLGGMLGGLFGK; this comes from the coding sequence ATGTCAGGACTTTTGGATTTATTAGGTGGCCCAATGGGCAAGGAACTTATCAACGGTGTCGCTCAGCAGACAGGACAACCGACAGACAAAACAGCCGATGTGCTGAGTATGGCCATGCCCCTATTGTTGGGTGCCATGAAGAAAAATGCCTCGAATCCTCAGAATGCAGAAGGACTCATGAATGCTCTTTCTTCAAAACACAACGGCGGGATCCTGGACAATCTCGGAGGTTTATTTCAGGGAGGTGTGAATGATTCTGTAATAGCTGATGGCGCAGGGATTTTAGGACATGTCCTGGGTAACAAACAACCAGCCGTAGAGAATGCCCTTAGTCAGAAATCAGGTATAGATGCCGGAAGCGTTGCACAAATTCTAAAGATTGCTGCCCCAATCGTAATGGGGTATTTGGGAAGACAAAAAGCGCAGAGTAATGTAAGTGATGCCAACGGCTTGAGTTCTCTTTTAGGCTCGATGCTCGGTGGGCAACCAAAACAAAATCAAAGTCTTATCACAAGTCTTATCGATTCTGACGGAGACGGCAGTGTTCTGGATGATGTAGCAGACATGGTCTTAGGAAGCAAGAAGAAGAAAGGTGGCCTTGGCGGTATGCTGGGCGGGCTATTTGGAAAGTAG
- a CDS encoding DUF6146 family protein, producing MSVRLLFIISLSVLIWSCSSTRIDPVIAAKEKEAFNSSSADTVEISDEESNYEIIIIEPGFNVWLQAVARPPGYYSKTFLENRNQFLVIEWNNRVINNLQYDPQLYQLQIDYDPRIDYGYEVNYKLYNYFVYFQRKYNQRLGPFAARI from the coding sequence ATGTCCGTCAGACTGCTGTTCATCATTAGTTTGTCTGTGCTGATATGGAGTTGTTCCAGCACCAGGATTGATCCCGTGATCGCTGCTAAGGAAAAGGAAGCATTTAATTCCTCCAGCGCCGATACTGTGGAAATATCAGATGAAGAATCCAATTACGAGATCATTATCATAGAACCGGGATTTAACGTATGGTTACAGGCCGTTGCACGTCCACCGGGATATTATTCAAAAACCTTTCTGGAAAACAGGAACCAGTTTTTAGTCATCGAATGGAATAATCGCGTCATAAACAATTTACAGTATGATCCACAACTGTATCAACTACAAATAGATTATGATCCGCGCATCGACTACGGTTACGAGGTAAACTACAAACTCTACAATTACTTTGTCTATTTCCAGCGCAAGTACAATCAAAGGTTAGGACCCTTTGCGGCACGCATCTAA
- a CDS encoding DUF6787 family protein has translation MTNRLKKHWGITSTWQLIVIFWVFAITGSSSVYVAKPFLNWIGLSREAFPDSWWSGTVYWTLRLLLIFPFYQVLLIIFGWLFGQFKFFWNFEKKMLSRLGFRRLFQEP, from the coding sequence ATGACAAATCGCCTGAAAAAACATTGGGGAATAACATCGACCTGGCAACTTATAGTCATTTTCTGGGTGTTTGCCATTACCGGGTCTTCATCAGTATATGTGGCAAAACCATTTTTAAACTGGATCGGACTCTCACGCGAAGCTTTTCCGGATAGCTGGTGGAGTGGAACGGTCTACTGGACCTTGCGCCTGCTATTGATTTTTCCTTTCTACCAGGTCTTGCTCATTATTTTTGGATGGCTGTTTGGGCAGTTTAAGTTTTTTTGGAATTTCGAGAAGAAAATGCTTAGCAGACTCGGATTTAGACGACTTTTCCAGGAACCGTAA
- the folE gene encoding GTP cyclohydrolase I FolE — MAPYQNLEEYNLSITNEVKERYEKIIDEIGEDVKREGLAKTPERAAKAMLFLTQGYKQDAVKILKSAMFAEEYDEMVIIKDIEVYSLCEHHMLPFYGKAHIAYIPNGHIVGLSKIPRVVDVFARRLQVQERLTHDILECINKTLQPKGVAVVIEASHMCMMMRGVQKQNSVTTTSGFRGQFEKIETRNEFLKLISSRLS, encoded by the coding sequence ATGGCACCATATCAGAATTTAGAAGAATACAATTTAAGCATCACCAACGAGGTTAAAGAACGCTACGAAAAAATAATAGACGAAATAGGGGAGGACGTTAAACGCGAAGGTCTGGCCAAGACACCTGAGCGAGCGGCCAAAGCAATGTTATTTCTTACCCAAGGTTACAAGCAGGATGCTGTTAAAATCTTGAAAAGTGCCATGTTTGCTGAAGAATATGACGAAATGGTCATTATTAAGGACATTGAAGTGTACTCCCTATGCGAGCACCACATGTTGCCTTTTTATGGCAAGGCGCATATAGCGTATATTCCCAACGGCCATATAGTTGGACTCAGCAAGATTCCGAGGGTTGTTGACGTATTTGCCCGCAGATTGCAGGTACAGGAACGACTCACACACGATATTTTGGAATGTATCAACAAGACCCTGCAACCCAAAGGCGTTGCGGTGGTGATTGAAGCCTCACATATGTGTATGATGATGCGAGGGGTACAGAAACAAAATTCGGTAACTACTACTTCAGGTTTCCGCGGGCAGTTTGAAAAAATTGAGACGCGTAATGAGTTTCTTAAGCTGATCAGTTCCAGACTCTCCTAG
- a CDS encoding ABC transporter ATP-binding protein, with amino-acid sequence MISAKNLQKFYGNLQVLKGVDLHIDKGEIVSVVGASGAGKTTLLQILGTLDHQSNTKESELMINEVEVTQLNDKELAVFRNEHIGFIFQFHQLLPEFTALENVCIPAFIKRTDPKDAEKKGMELLNFLGLKERYHHKPSELSGGEQQRVAVARALINNPSVILADEPSGNLDSESADILHKLFFQLREEYGQTFVIVTHNEELADMADRKLTMVDGLIVNA; translated from the coding sequence ATGATATCCGCAAAAAATCTTCAAAAATTCTACGGGAATTTACAAGTTCTTAAAGGTGTGGATTTGCACATCGATAAAGGTGAGATCGTTTCCGTTGTCGGAGCTTCAGGGGCCGGTAAAACGACCTTGCTACAAATACTTGGCACGCTTGATCATCAGTCCAATACCAAAGAAAGCGAATTGATGATCAACGAGGTTGAAGTAACTCAGCTCAATGACAAAGAATTAGCCGTGTTTAGGAATGAACACATCGGATTTATCTTTCAATTCCATCAATTACTTCCCGAATTTACGGCTTTGGAAAATGTCTGTATCCCTGCGTTTATCAAACGGACAGATCCTAAGGATGCAGAAAAAAAGGGGATGGAACTACTCAATTTTCTGGGCCTTAAAGAACGTTATCACCACAAACCCAGTGAACTTTCCGGCGGAGAGCAACAACGGGTGGCAGTTGCCAGAGCACTGATCAATAACCCCTCAGTTATTCTTGCCGACGAGCCCAGTGGAAACCTCGATTCGGAAAGTGCAGATATCCTCCACAAATTATTTTTTCAACTCCGAGAGGAATATGGACAGACCTTCGTCATTGTAACCCATAACGAAGAACTGGCTGATATGGCCGACCGAAAACTCACCATGGTAGACGGACTTATTGTAAATGCATGA
- a CDS encoding CPBP family intramembrane glutamic endopeptidase — MMLRRLWSFCRKPEYVPYKNLSLTLRLKIVYSLVFWNFIVGIGIVMLAEGLFQWLDIDMGKHKTEDMFLKYSYFQVFALMVLMAPILEEIIFRGPLIFFKRSSFFPIAFYLSCLLFGLVHLSNFEEGASLLMWAPLLVAPQALMGLFLGFLRVKLGLRYAILMHMSHNGILFLLISLIELVE, encoded by the coding sequence ATGATGTTACGACGCCTTTGGTCTTTTTGCCGTAAACCGGAATACGTCCCTTATAAAAACTTGTCTTTGACATTGCGGTTGAAAATCGTGTATTCCCTTGTATTCTGGAATTTTATTGTAGGTATTGGAATTGTAATGCTTGCAGAAGGATTATTTCAATGGCTTGATATTGATATGGGGAAACACAAAACTGAAGACATGTTCCTGAAGTACTCTTATTTTCAGGTTTTTGCCTTAATGGTGCTTATGGCACCTATCCTTGAAGAAATTATTTTCCGGGGTCCGCTTATTTTTTTTAAACGATCCTCCTTTTTTCCTATTGCGTTTTATCTTTCATGCCTGCTCTTTGGCCTAGTGCATCTCAGCAATTTTGAAGAAGGCGCCTCCCTCTTAATGTGGGCACCTCTCCTGGTAGCACCCCAGGCCCTAATGGGATTATTCTTGGGCTTTCTCAGGGTAAAGTTAGGCTTGCGTTATGCCATTCTCATGCATATGAGCCACAATGGTATCTTATTTCTATTGATTAGTTTAATAGAACTGGTAGAATGA
- a CDS encoding TIGR02757 family protein, with translation MKTKLKRETLRDFLDQKVLEYNRPEFLSSDPIQIPHGFTRKEDIEISGFLTATIAWGNRKSIINNARLMMELLDNAPYQFVKDHSESDLITLKDFVHRTFNGVDFAYFIRALRFIYTQEGGLESVFTRNAEEASLQSSISSFKALFFKLEHPARTEKHISDPARGSAAKRINMFLRWMIRDANSGVDFGLWKSLSPAQLSCPLDVHSGNVARKLGLLRRKQNDAKAVAELDANLRLLDPRDPVKYDFALFGLGVFEKF, from the coding sequence ATGAAAACAAAGCTAAAGCGGGAAACCCTGCGAGATTTTCTCGACCAGAAAGTTTTGGAATACAATAGACCTGAATTCCTTTCCTCAGATCCTATACAGATTCCTCACGGTTTTACCCGTAAAGAGGATATTGAAATCAGCGGATTTCTCACGGCTACCATTGCCTGGGGCAACAGAAAAAGTATTATCAATAATGCCCGCCTGATGATGGAACTGCTAGATAATGCCCCATACCAGTTCGTAAAAGATCATTCGGAGTCGGACTTAATTACGCTTAAGGACTTTGTACACCGGACTTTTAATGGGGTGGATTTCGCTTATTTTATCAGAGCACTGCGGTTTATCTACACCCAAGAGGGAGGTCTTGAATCGGTTTTCACGAGGAATGCTGAGGAGGCCTCCCTGCAAAGCTCCATTTCCAGCTTCAAAGCCCTTTTTTTCAAATTGGAGCATCCGGCGAGAACAGAAAAACACATTTCCGATCCTGCTCGGGGATCCGCTGCCAAAAGGATAAATATGTTCCTGCGATGGATGATTCGCGATGCCAACTCAGGCGTCGATTTCGGGTTATGGAAATCCCTTAGTCCGGCTCAATTATCATGTCCTCTGGACGTGCATTCCGGCAATGTTGCACGAAAATTAGGTCTGCTTAGGCGGAAACAAAATGACGCAAAAGCGGTAGCAGAACTTGATGCCAACCTCCGTCTTTTAGACCCTAGAGACCCTGTGAAATATGACTTTGCCCTATTTGGCCTGGGAGTCTTTGAGAAATTCTGA
- a CDS encoding Gfo/Idh/MocA family protein produces MKKITRRYFNRRLSEGLLGTAVLAHAPLACAMGGKEGQGRSLGIALVGLGSYSTYQLAPALQNTKHCHLAGIVTGSRAKEQVWASKYNIETKNIYNYQNFDTIANNEDIDIVYVVLPNSMHAEFSIRAAKAGKHVICEKPMGISVAECDAIIEACKIAGVKLGMGYRLHSEPYTQEIKRYVKEKTFGEVSYIMAEAAYRSNGNPAQWRLNKALSGGGALVNMGVYSIQSSIYGTGENPVSVTAQEFSTRPDYFKETDETITAQFEFPGGATGSIFTSHNANANSLYASCNKGWFSLKPANNYGPLAGETSRGPIQFPHESQQKLQMDDFASHILYGTENRAPGEMGKRDMIIVEAIYQSIAEGNRKIALDLGKMGLVSESN; encoded by the coding sequence ATGAAAAAAATCACGAGAAGATATTTTAATCGCAGGTTATCGGAGGGCCTTCTCGGAACCGCTGTTCTGGCGCATGCTCCTCTGGCATGCGCCATGGGAGGAAAGGAAGGACAGGGTCGCTCCCTGGGAATTGCCCTGGTTGGACTGGGAAGTTACAGCACTTATCAGCTGGCTCCGGCCTTGCAAAATACAAAGCATTGTCACCTTGCCGGAATCGTAACTGGCTCCAGGGCCAAAGAACAAGTATGGGCTTCAAAATACAATATTGAAACAAAAAATATTTACAACTACCAGAACTTTGATACCATTGCCAACAATGAGGACATTGATATTGTATATGTAGTATTACCCAACAGTATGCATGCAGAATTCTCAATCAGGGCTGCCAAAGCCGGAAAGCATGTCATTTGTGAAAAACCCATGGGAATTTCTGTAGCAGAATGTGATGCGATCATAGAGGCGTGCAAAATTGCAGGGGTAAAACTTGGTATGGGCTATCGTCTGCATTCCGAACCTTATACTCAGGAGATCAAGAGATATGTGAAGGAGAAAACCTTTGGTGAAGTCTCTTATATTATGGCAGAAGCGGCTTATCGCTCTAATGGAAATCCTGCACAGTGGAGGCTCAACAAAGCGCTTTCCGGAGGAGGAGCCCTCGTAAACATGGGTGTCTACAGTATTCAAAGTTCGATTTACGGAACAGGAGAAAACCCTGTAAGTGTTACAGCTCAGGAATTTAGTACCCGACCCGACTATTTCAAGGAAACCGATGAGACCATAACCGCTCAGTTCGAATTTCCCGGCGGGGCTACAGGAAGTATATTTACTTCCCACAATGCCAACGCCAATAGCTTATACGCATCGTGCAACAAGGGCTGGTTCTCTTTGAAACCCGCCAATAATTACGGACCCCTGGCAGGTGAAACATCGCGTGGACCCATTCAGTTTCCGCACGAATCTCAACAGAAATTACAGATGGATGATTTTGCGAGTCATATTTTGTACGGGACAGAAAACAGGGCACCTGGGGAGATGGGGAAGAGAGATATGATCATCGTAGAGGCGATCTACCAATCTATTGCTGAAGGGAATAGGAAAATAGCACTCGATCTGGGGAAGATGGGCTTAGTTTCCGAAAGTAATTAA
- a CDS encoding S10 family peptidase, whose translation MKNYSTLSFLAFFLFSYTFSQNRSIPVDTTVITQHSVTVNGTSFNYTAETGTQPVWDEAGKPIAALHYTYYTRNGVKDRKSRPLLISFNGGPGSGSVWMHLAYTGPRVLNIDDEGYPVQPYGVSQNPYSVLDVTDIVYVNPANTGYSRTIPETGEKVDRSKFFGINADIKYLAEWLNTFVTRHNRWRSPKYIVGESYGGTRVMGLSLALQNQQWMYLNGVIMVSPADYKVIRVGGPVSEALNLPYYTAAAWHHKALPAALQSKDLLDILPESEAYTINTLIPALAKGGFISETERNEVAERIAYYSGLSKEEVLSRNLSIPTSYFWKALLRDRGYTVGRLDSRYLGMDREIAGERPDYNSEITSWLHSFTPAINYYLQEELNFKTDMKYNMFGPVRPWDNDNDNTRENLRQAMAQNPYLNVLIQSGYYDGATTYFNAKYTMWQVDPSGRMKDRFQFKGYRSGHMMYLRREDLKQANDDIRTFILDTQAKGKSAKY comes from the coding sequence ATGAAAAATTACTCTACGCTTTCCTTTCTTGCTTTTTTTCTATTTTCCTATACTTTTTCACAAAACAGATCGATTCCTGTTGATACTACTGTTATCACACAGCACAGTGTTACGGTAAACGGGACGAGTTTTAATTACACCGCAGAGACGGGCACACAACCTGTATGGGACGAAGCAGGAAAGCCTATTGCAGCCCTGCATTACACCTATTATACGCGCAATGGCGTGAAAGACAGAAAATCGCGACCATTATTGATCTCATTCAATGGAGGACCCGGTTCAGGATCAGTATGGATGCACCTCGCCTATACCGGACCCAGGGTACTTAATATCGATGACGAAGGTTACCCCGTACAGCCCTATGGTGTAAGTCAGAACCCCTACTCCGTTCTGGACGTTACGGATATCGTTTACGTTAATCCCGCCAATACCGGGTATTCTCGGACCATTCCCGAAACCGGTGAAAAAGTAGACCGCAGTAAATTCTTTGGGATCAATGCCGATATCAAATATCTGGCTGAATGGCTGAATACCTTTGTGACCAGGCATAACCGCTGGAGATCTCCTAAATACATTGTGGGTGAAAGTTATGGGGGCACACGGGTAATGGGGTTATCCCTGGCACTTCAGAATCAGCAATGGATGTACCTCAATGGAGTAATCATGGTTAGTCCGGCCGATTACAAGGTAATCAGAGTTGGTGGCCCTGTAAGTGAAGCATTAAACCTTCCTTATTACACCGCCGCAGCATGGCACCACAAAGCTCTGCCTGCCGCATTGCAAAGCAAAGACCTTCTGGATATCTTACCTGAGTCTGAAGCGTATACCATCAACACCCTTATTCCGGCTTTGGCCAAAGGTGGATTTATCAGCGAGACGGAACGCAATGAAGTCGCCGAGCGAATAGCCTACTACTCGGGTTTAAGCAAGGAAGAGGTGTTGTCCCGAAACCTTTCAATTCCTACCTCCTACTTTTGGAAAGCACTTTTAAGAGACAGAGGTTATACTGTGGGCAGGTTAGATAGCCGATATCTGGGGATGGATCGCGAAATAGCCGGAGAACGACCGGATTACAATTCGGAAATTACCTCATGGCTCCATAGCTTTACTCCTGCCATCAACTACTATTTGCAGGAAGAACTCAACTTTAAAACCGACATGAAATACAATATGTTCGGGCCCGTCAGACCGTGGGATAATGACAATGACAATACCAGGGAAAACCTGAGGCAGGCCATGGCCCAAAACCCGTATTTAAATGTTTTGATTCAAAGCGGATATTACGACGGTGCCACAACTTATTTTAACGCGAAATACACCATGTGGCAAGTAGATCCCAGTGGACGCATGAAAGACAGGTTTCAGTTCAAGGGATATCGCAGTGGCCATATGATGTACTTGCGAAGGGAAGACCTCAAACAGGCCAATGACGACATTCGGACATTTATTCTGGATACCCAGGCCAAGGGAAAAAGTGCAAAGTACTAG
- a CDS encoding SGNH/GDSL hydrolase family protein produces the protein MKKLLLLLFLLSFFSVSTIAQDWAQLGEYQQANKLLVQNKSMEKQIVFFGNSITIGWLHTQPSFFKDKPYINRGIGGQTTPQMLVRFRQDVIDLKPTVVVILAGTNDIAGNTGPMTLEETLANLKSMTELAQANNISVILCSVLPASDYPWRPGLRPDLKIPKLNAMIKKYAEENDVIYLDYFTAMVNDQKGLDPDLAEDGVHPTKKDMKLWRHLLKWQ, from the coding sequence ATGAAGAAATTACTTTTACTTCTTTTTTTACTCTCTTTTTTTTCCGTGAGTACGATCGCACAGGATTGGGCTCAACTGGGTGAATATCAGCAAGCCAATAAATTGTTAGTACAAAACAAATCCATGGAAAAACAGATCGTATTTTTTGGAAATTCAATTACTATAGGCTGGTTGCACACCCAACCTTCCTTTTTTAAGGACAAACCTTATATTAATAGGGGTATCGGAGGTCAAACAACGCCACAGATGCTGGTCCGGTTCAGGCAGGATGTTATTGATCTTAAACCCACTGTAGTTGTAATTCTGGCAGGCACCAACGATATCGCCGGAAATACCGGCCCTATGACTCTGGAAGAGACACTTGCAAATTTAAAATCCATGACGGAACTGGCGCAAGCCAATAATATATCTGTGATTTTATGCTCGGTTCTCCCAGCCTCCGATTATCCATGGAGACCCGGTTTGCGCCCCGATCTTAAAATTCCGAAACTCAATGCGATGATCAAAAAATACGCTGAAGAAAATGATGTTATTTATCTGGACTACTTCACAGCCATGGTCAATGATCAAAAGGGATTAGATCCTGATCTGGCCGAGGACGGTGTTCATCCCACAAAAAAGGATATGAAATTATGGCGCCACTTGCTGAAATGGCAATAA